In one uncultured Methanoregula sp. genomic region, the following are encoded:
- a CDS encoding SAM-dependent methyltransferase, with product MKLIDFLLSLATDSDIFARFRREPDVVMTEANLLESERQTISDGDPRKLFRLLLAESQDSNLSSDIKIPPQFEVSNQPTISPPPNIVPPPPPPNYLYIGPVSPPPPISNISPPPPPPPQNGPPPPYEVHISKAPTQFQESIPSWFMPERLWDAMGLTVVGTGIRGGLQTTPEARICIEQASKVYYIVADPISENLILTLNSTAESLMSFYQVGKSRLDAYNSMVEKVVSSLQEYRDVCLVLYGHPGVFSYPARESIRLARLKGIGARMLPGISTEDNLIADLCMDPGQIGLQSYEATAFLLNKYKFDISVGMILWQVGVLGETIWNPPHPEVRNRLTVLSDYLIEFYGNDHEVVFYHASQLPSSRPVVERFPLSELSKAQLMDISTLFIPPKISPTCDIEMVKKLGMKWGE from the coding sequence ATGAAATTAATTGATTTCTTGCTTTCCTTAGCCACTGATTCAGATATATTTGCCAGATTCAGACGCGAGCCTGATGTTGTTATGACAGAAGCAAATTTATTGGAATCTGAACGTCAGACTATCTCAGATGGTGATCCGCGAAAATTGTTCCGTCTATTATTGGCGGAGTCTCAAGATTCGAACCTATCCTCTGACATAAAAATACCCCCCCAATTTGAAGTTTCAAATCAACCAACCATCTCACCCCCACCAAATATCGTACCTCCCCCCCCACCGCCAAATTATCTTTATATTGGACCTGTTTCTCCACCACCACCTATTTCTAATATATCCCCACCACCACCACCACCGCCGCAAAACGGCCCACCTCCCCCATACGAGGTTCACATTTCCAAAGCTCCCACCCAATTTCAGGAAAGCATTCCTTCATGGTTTATGCCAGAACGACTTTGGGATGCAATGGGTTTAACCGTGGTTGGTACCGGTATTCGAGGGGGTCTTCAGACAACCCCTGAAGCTCGCATATGTATCGAGCAAGCATCTAAAGTGTATTATATTGTTGCAGATCCAATTTCAGAAAACCTGATTCTCACACTTAATTCGACTGCGGAATCTTTAATGAGCTTTTATCAAGTGGGGAAAAGTCGCCTAGATGCTTATAATTCTATGGTGGAAAAAGTCGTATCGTCTCTTCAAGAATATCGGGATGTCTGCCTTGTACTTTACGGACATCCGGGCGTATTTAGTTACCCAGCCCGCGAATCAATCAGACTCGCTCGTTTAAAAGGAATTGGAGCCCGAATGCTTCCTGGAATTTCGACTGAAGATAATCTAATTGCAGATTTGTGCATGGACCCAGGGCAAATAGGTCTTCAAAGTTATGAAGCTACGGCATTTCTACTCAATAAATACAAATTTGATATCTCGGTGGGGATGATCCTTTGGCAAGTGGGAGTTCTCGGAGAGACTATTTGGAATCCACCTCATCCTGAAGTAAGGAACCGACTAACCGTTTTATCTGATTATTTAATTGAGTTCTATGGTAATGATCATGAAGTTGTTTTCTATCATGCATCTCAGCTTCCAAGTAGTCGACCAGTAGTAGAGCGTTTCCCCCTTTCAGAGCTTTCAAAGGCTCAACTTATGGACATTTCTACACTATTCATTCCTCCGAAAATATCTCCAACCTGTGACATAGAAATGGTAAAAAAATTAGGTATGAAATGGGGGGAATAA
- a CDS encoding shikimate kinase, with protein MKNIIIIGMPGAGKSTLGVILAKTLGWKFADTDIVIQEKTGRLLQEIIDTDGIDAFKKIEEETVLSLHYHHTVIATGGSVVFSERAMEHLKAEGIVVYLKISLGEMIRRLGNITTRGIVLATGESLREMYRERTPLYEKYAGITIDCTDEHFETVIGRVIEALQS; from the coding sequence ATGAAGAACATCATTATCATCGGCATGCCCGGCGCAGGCAAGAGCACGCTTGGGGTCATCCTTGCAAAAACGCTCGGGTGGAAGTTTGCCGATACGGATATCGTGATCCAGGAAAAGACCGGCCGGCTCCTGCAGGAGATCATCGATACCGATGGGATCGATGCGTTCAAGAAGATCGAGGAAGAGACCGTGCTCTCCCTTCATTATCACCATACGGTCATCGCCACCGGGGGAAGCGTTGTTTTCAGCGAACGGGCAATGGAGCACCTGAAAGCCGAAGGCATCGTGGTTTACCTGAAGATCTCGCTCGGGGAGATGATCCGCCGGCTCGGCAACATCACGACCCGGGGAATCGTGCTTGCTACCGGAGAGAGCCTCAGGGAGATGTACCGGGAGAGAACCCCGTTATACGAAAAGTATGCCGGTATAACAATCGACTGCACGGACGAACATTTTGAGACGGTTATCGGGCGGGTTATCGAAGCACTGCAGTCCTGA
- a CDS encoding type IV pilin: MKYSRSEEAVSQVIAVLLVLAAVIILAAVAGVVALGAGGTTGMAKVVAITAQQGSSGITFRVEGGPDLGAVTSLKIMSGNTATYWTNTTPRIGDSYTMSLIRDPRTMVVASFNDGSTQVVFDKTWPRGLGSSAADYATVTASRAGTIITFTCTAVGPKVGDMVSFDITEDGKTIVDDFPSSWFAAGNTGTVGASGSSNHYVMIATLTSGSTVTICDQVV, from the coding sequence ATGAAGTATTCTCGGTCAGAAGAGGCAGTATCCCAGGTTATCGCAGTTCTCCTGGTGCTTGCAGCCGTTATTATCCTTGCGGCTGTTGCTGGAGTCGTGGCGTTAGGTGCAGGAGGAACAACCGGTATGGCAAAAGTCGTTGCGATCACCGCGCAACAGGGCTCCTCCGGTATTACGTTCAGGGTAGAAGGTGGTCCGGATCTTGGTGCGGTCACGTCGCTTAAGATCATGTCAGGAAATACTGCCACCTACTGGACGAACACCACGCCCCGTATCGGGGACTCGTATACCATGAGTTTGATACGCGATCCCAGGACGATGGTTGTCGCTTCCTTTAACGACGGTTCAACGCAGGTGGTATTCGATAAGACATGGCCGCGTGGCCTCGGATCATCGGCAGCCGATTATGCTACCGTTACTGCATCAAGGGCTGGAACTATCATAACATTCACGTGTACGGCTGTAGGACCAAAAGTCGGAGATATGGTATCGTTTGATATTACTGAGGATGGAAAAACAATTGTTGATGATTTTCCTTCATCATGGTTCGCTGCGGGAAATACAGGTACCGTTGGGGCTTCGGGAAGTAGTAATCATTATGTGATGATAGCAACCCTTACGAGCGGGTCTACAGTTACAATCTGTGATCAGGTTGTCTAG
- a CDS encoding PIN domain-containing protein has translation MSSYFADSYALIEMLKGNENYRSFQSEQLITTEFNICEVGFAVCRNYPTKASPVLKTVRKMVTLQATRDEDYCSGAARRKEASGLGKKLSTIDCVGYSVANRLDIPFLTGDREFADMDNVQFVR, from the coding sequence ATGTCCTCTTATTTTGCCGATTCGTATGCTCTTATCGAGATGCTGAAAGGAAATGAGAATTACCGGTCATTTCAATCCGAGCAGCTCATCACAACTGAATTCAATATCTGCGAGGTTGGATTTGCCGTGTGCAGAAATTATCCAACGAAAGCATCTCCGGTTCTTAAAACGGTAAGAAAAATGGTCACCCTCCAGGCAACCCGGGATGAAGACTATTGTTCCGGTGCGGCACGGAGAAAGGAAGCATCAGGCCTGGGAAAGAAGTTATCAACGATTGATTGTGTCGGATATTCTGTCGCGAACCGGCTGGATATACCCTTCCTGACCGGCGACCGCGAATTTGCTGATATGGACAATGTGCAATTTGTCCGATAG
- a CDS encoding FRG domain-containing protein, whose product MKFPTKKVKSVESLLKNLREHLKELNEPVWFRGHADKAWSLESSFDRLHGTKNERDLINNFKKHATLILEKNINPNGFEWLFLMQHYGVPTRLLDWTESPLFGLYFVVSDPNFHDKDGILWALLPTKLNQTANYNYSHPSVIPSFDDEDLEHYLPQKLLQISGRGPDLPIAAIATRNNRRMQAQLSVFTISSGKDHPIDQISDQQHVWKYEVPSESKKNIFQELKYLAINEFSLFPELDRIWSSLQE is encoded by the coding sequence ATGAAATTTCCCACAAAAAAAGTGAAAAGTGTTGAAAGTCTATTAAAGAATCTTAGAGAGCATCTCAAAGAATTGAACGAACCAGTTTGGTTTCGAGGTCATGCGGATAAAGCATGGTCTTTAGAATCTTCATTTGATAGATTGCACGGGACAAAAAACGAACGTGATTTGATAAATAATTTTAAGAAACATGCAACATTGATTCTAGAAAAAAATATTAACCCCAATGGATTTGAATGGTTATTTTTGATGCAGCATTATGGAGTCCCAACTCGATTATTGGATTGGACAGAAAGTCCACTATTTGGACTATATTTTGTTGTTAGTGACCCCAATTTTCACGACAAGGATGGTATCCTGTGGGCACTTCTTCCAACGAAATTAAATCAAACAGCAAATTATAATTATTCTCATCCTAGTGTAATTCCATCATTTGATGATGAGGATCTAGAGCATTATTTACCCCAAAAGTTATTACAGATTTCAGGAAGAGGCCCGGATTTGCCCATAGCTGCAATTGCGACGAGAAATAATCGACGGATGCAGGCACAATTGAGTGTTTTTACAATTTCCTCAGGTAAAGATCATCCGATTGATCAAATTTCGGATCAACAGCATGTATGGAAATACGAAGTACCTTCCGAGAGTAAAAAAAACATCTTTCAAGAATTGAAATATTTGGCAATTAATGAATTTTCTTTATTCCCTGAATTAGATCGAATATGGAGCTCTTTGCAAGAATAA
- a CDS encoding DUF262 domain-containing protein: MKNNNITRIYSEREFLESDPVYQRDSDIWDEPKKQLFIDSILNDYDIPKLYFNSHLSPRSNSKGQEKKGYEYSIIDGKQRLEAIWGFINGDFNLSKDFIYFVDESIKAGNLSYDELGKKYPRLRNKFDSTNLPIIEVESDESDLIEDMFSRLNEAVPLNSAENRNAIGGPMAAVIRDVAKHHFFKQKVYFKDIRYRHREVAARLLFIEYYLVGKNQIFDTKKPLLDNFVKIFKKSKSISTNPIKEGVISNLLVLNEIFTDKDILLKSQSVIPIYYLVARELRGTLFERNMTRDNLQKFINAVSKNKEIATTEIGNADFDLLDYNQMSIQGTNDASSIKERTRILKEFLLKQ; this comes from the coding sequence ATGAAAAATAACAACATCACAAGGATTTACTCAGAACGAGAATTTTTGGAGAGCGATCCTGTCTACCAGAGAGATAGTGATATTTGGGATGAACCAAAAAAGCAACTTTTCATTGATTCAATATTGAATGATTACGATATTCCAAAACTATATTTTAATTCTCACTTAAGCCCTAGATCTAACTCGAAGGGGCAGGAAAAAAAAGGTTATGAGTACTCAATTATTGACGGAAAACAAAGATTAGAAGCAATTTGGGGATTTATTAACGGAGATTTTAACTTAAGTAAAGATTTTATCTATTTCGTCGATGAATCAATAAAAGCAGGTAATTTATCCTATGACGAGCTGGGCAAAAAATATCCACGACTAAGAAATAAATTTGATTCGACAAATTTACCGATTATAGAAGTAGAATCAGATGAATCTGATCTGATTGAGGATATGTTCTCTAGATTGAATGAGGCGGTTCCACTTAATTCTGCAGAGAATCGCAACGCAATAGGCGGACCGATGGCAGCAGTTATTAGAGATGTTGCGAAACATCATTTCTTTAAACAAAAAGTCTATTTTAAAGATATTCGATATAGGCATCGTGAGGTCGCAGCACGATTATTGTTCATAGAATATTATTTGGTGGGGAAAAATCAAATTTTTGATACAAAGAAACCCCTTCTTGATAACTTTGTAAAAATATTTAAAAAATCAAAAAGTATTTCCACGAATCCCATTAAAGAAGGTGTTATTTCGAATTTACTGGTACTAAATGAAATATTTACTGACAAAGATATTTTATTAAAATCACAATCTGTAATCCCAATTTACTATCTTGTAGCAAGAGAATTGAGAGGAACACTATTTGAAAGAAATATGACAAGGGATAATCTACAAAAATTTATTAACGCGGTATCTAAAAACAAAGAGATTGCAACAACTGAAATTGGAAACGCAGATTTTGATTTATTGGATTATAATCAGATGAGCATACAAGGAACTAATGATGCCTCCTCTATCAAAGAAAGAACAAGAATCCTAAAAGAATTTCTCTTAAAGCAATAG
- a CDS encoding DNA cytosine methyltransferase, with the protein MKHQFVVLDMFSGGGGLTEGFVRQSFDFVAHIEKDPHAVNTLRTRLLFHNLQDHKDQNLYQQYYEGKISREDFVSEALTETDRKHLIIDQEIGRLNEKKIIADIKAELSSRFGRTHVDVMIGGPPCQAYSLVGRGKDEHGMLNDPRNYLYKHYLHFLKVFQPELFVFENVPGIISAKNGEIYNNVISGCSSLGYHLDKKTHILNANNFGVLQNRRRVIFIGWKKEHKHMEYPDFPVISINENINGILKDLPKLQAGDGTDNLQPYSDQKPSPYLLRNKVRTGNSGIRHHFARKHNENDLTIYKIAQRKWIDSRERLHYNELPEQLKTHEKREIFRDRFKVVDGLSYSHAILAHLGKDGHYFIHPDPSQVRSLTVREAARIQSFPDDYLFEGPRLAKYVQIGNAVPPLMAEGIAGKIREMLNTI; encoded by the coding sequence ATGAAACATCAGTTCGTCGTTCTTGATATGTTCTCCGGCGGGGGCGGCCTTACTGAAGGATTTGTCCGGCAATCATTTGATTTTGTTGCTCATATTGAGAAAGACCCACATGCTGTCAATACTCTTCGGACCCGATTGCTATTTCATAATCTCCAGGATCATAAAGATCAAAATCTCTATCAACAGTATTATGAAGGTAAAATTTCGCGAGAGGATTTTGTTAGTGAGGCCTTAACGGAAACTGATCGAAAACATTTGATCATCGATCAGGAAATCGGTCGGTTAAATGAAAAAAAAATTATTGCAGATATAAAAGCGGAATTGAGTTCCCGGTTTGGTCGAACCCATGTGGATGTAATGATCGGGGGTCCTCCCTGCCAGGCATACTCACTTGTGGGTCGTGGAAAAGACGAACACGGAATGCTGAATGATCCCCGTAATTATCTTTATAAACACTATTTGCATTTTCTGAAGGTTTTTCAGCCGGAATTATTTGTATTTGAAAATGTGCCGGGAATAATAAGTGCAAAGAATGGTGAAATCTATAACAATGTAATTAGCGGATGCTCATCGCTCGGTTATCATCTGGACAAAAAAACGCATATCCTGAATGCAAACAATTTTGGCGTCCTTCAAAACCGACGCAGAGTAATTTTTATCGGGTGGAAAAAAGAGCACAAACACATGGAATATCCCGATTTTCCTGTAATATCCATTAATGAAAATATCAATGGAATTTTAAAAGATCTACCTAAACTTCAGGCCGGTGATGGAACGGATAATCTTCAGCCATATAGCGATCAAAAACCATCCCCATATTTACTTCGAAATAAGGTAAGAACAGGAAATAGCGGGATTCGACACCACTTCGCTCGTAAACATAATGAAAATGACTTAACAATTTACAAAATCGCCCAAAGGAAATGGATAGATTCTCGGGAGAGATTGCACTACAATGAATTACCGGAACAATTGAAAACTCATGAAAAACGAGAGATTTTCCGTGATCGGTTCAAAGTCGTTGATGGTCTATCATATTCGCATGCAATCTTGGCACATCTCGGAAAAGACGGTCATTATTTTATTCATCCGGATCCCTCACAAGTCAGATCACTGACGGTCAGAGAGGCCGCCCGGATCCAGTCTTTCCCCGACGATTATTTATTTGAAGGGCCGCGTCTTGCAAAATATGTACAGATCGGAAATGCCGTCCCGCCCCTGATGGCTGAGGGGATCGCCGGAAAAATTCGGGAGATGCTTAATACAATTTGA
- a CDS encoding ATP-binding protein yields MNITPTNTTLSDFYDIVAPDAGAMIETLRAFGYHLETSIADIIDNSVFAGAHNIWIDCTWAGEMSTIAIRDDGCGMSEEVLKNAMRPGSKNPLQDRDSKDLGRFGLGLKTASFSQCRKLTVGSKSEGNGIAIRSWDLDYVNECGEWRLIRPNKENIHPVFSILDHQKCGTIVLWEKIDRMIKGTDINDEKHQNHFFEQLDILKSHLAMVFHRFLEKPNGLKIFLNEKEVKPWDPFLRNHPSTQHLPPEYIIYCGKKINIRPFVLPHRSKLDDRTYELSGGPGGWNERQGFYVYRNERLIVPGDWLGLVFRKGQTIRKEQFTKLARIMVDIPNSFDGDWKIDVKKSVARPPNRIKDKFQRISRLTIEQAISVYRYRGKVSERNNDPSFSFPWSTSVHHGMYHYSINREHPLVSDILRNSGNARKKIQAMLRIIEETVPVPLIILNDSTNPDKIQRPFEDVPPAELKSVLEEIWKSLIESGIPNADAKKRLHHMEPFSDFPDFVDNFILNQTGDN; encoded by the coding sequence ATGAATATAACTCCTACGAATACAACTCTTTCTGATTTTTATGATATTGTAGCCCCGGATGCCGGTGCGATGATAGAAACACTACGGGCATTCGGTTATCATCTCGAAACTTCCATTGCAGATATTATCGATAACAGTGTTTTCGCAGGCGCACATAATATTTGGATTGATTGTACGTGGGCCGGGGAAATGTCCACTATCGCAATCCGGGATGATGGTTGTGGGATGTCTGAGGAAGTCTTAAAAAATGCAATGCGACCCGGAAGTAAAAATCCACTCCAGGATCGGGACTCCAAAGATCTCGGAAGATTTGGTCTGGGATTGAAGACAGCATCATTTTCACAATGCCGGAAACTGACGGTCGGATCCAAGTCTGAAGGCAACGGAATCGCCATAAGAAGCTGGGATCTGGATTATGTGAACGAGTGTGGGGAATGGCGTCTTATTCGTCCCAATAAAGAGAATATTCATCCGGTTTTTTCGATTCTTGATCACCAGAAATGCGGAACGATTGTACTCTGGGAAAAAATCGACAGAATGATCAAAGGGACTGATATCAATGATGAAAAACATCAGAATCATTTTTTTGAACAACTGGATATCCTGAAAAGTCATCTTGCGATGGTTTTTCATCGGTTTCTTGAAAAACCAAATGGTCTGAAAATATTTCTTAATGAAAAAGAGGTAAAACCCTGGGATCCCTTTCTGCGGAATCACCCGTCCACACAACATCTGCCTCCCGAATACATAATATATTGCGGTAAAAAAATCAACATCAGACCTTTTGTTTTACCTCATCGTTCAAAACTTGATGACAGGACTTATGAATTGTCCGGAGGGCCGGGGGGATGGAATGAACGGCAGGGCTTTTACGTATATCGTAATGAACGCCTGATTGTTCCTGGGGACTGGCTTGGGCTGGTATTCAGAAAAGGGCAAACTATCAGAAAAGAACAGTTTACAAAACTTGCCCGTATAATGGTTGACATTCCAAATTCATTTGATGGTGACTGGAAAATTGATGTCAAAAAATCGGTTGCCCGACCACCGAACCGGATAAAAGATAAATTTCAACGTATATCACGACTGACAATTGAGCAGGCAATCTCTGTATACCGATACCGGGGGAAAGTATCGGAACGAAATAATGATCCCTCATTTTCATTCCCCTGGTCTACATCAGTTCACCATGGTATGTATCATTATTCCATTAACCGTGAACATCCATTAGTTTCTGATATTCTTAGAAATTCCGGTAATGCAAGAAAAAAAATCCAGGCAATGCTGAGGATTATTGAAGAAACGGTACCCGTTCCCCTGATTATCCTTAATGATTCAACCAATCCTGACAAAATTCAGCGACCTTTTGAAGATGTACCTCCAGCCGAGTTGAAAAGTGTTCTGGAAGAGATATGGAAATCCCTGATTGAAAGTGGTATTCCAAATGCAGACGCAAAAAAACGTCTGCATCATATGGAACCATTTTCAGACTTCCCGGATTTCGTTGATAATTTTATTCTGAACCAGACCGGTGATAACTGA
- a CDS encoding Z1 domain-containing protein — MSTYETARSLVLVMLKNSPNPTSEIIRDNVTQVLSMLSKLPEYEPVDIEYLIKDIESRCEIWKGRATILKGNQKDHIIWLPSKKSQIDWKFWRRYQRYLMEAKSIPESSLIKIDDFTDRVLEQLENPTRDGEWDRRGMVVGQVQSGKTSNYTGVICKAADAGYKLIIVLAGMHKSLRSQTQIRLDEGFLGFDTRQARKFDKENMRIGVGDLPGEEFITVHSLTSSEDNGDFKKTVAQQVGVLPGGADPVILVVKKQKSVLTNLINWAISVRGQKDPHTGKTVVRNIPLLVIDDEADNASVNTKLIPVDEEGQPLADYDVSAINGKIRELLHHFEKSAYVGYTATPFANIFIFPESETDTHGEDLFPRDFIINLPPPPNYIGPSEIFGLNPEDDPDSEKEPGLPIIRIINDYHHKMPDSHTKDFVPKELPGSLKEAIKSFIICTAARKTRGERNCHNSMLVHITRYTAVQAELADLISQELIAQRRRLEYEKPDSDSSIYHEMETLWKTDFNPTSHEISSRIQDPLLIPIAWDSVKGNLFDAASKIRVKIINGTAKDALDYKDNPEGISIIAIGGDKLSRGLTLEGLTVSYYLRASRMYDTLMQMGRWFGFRPGYIDLCRLYTSQELVDWYRFINIASEELRTEFDFMASMNATPKEYGLMVRTHPDGLKITSVNKMRSGTEMDLSFSNSIEQTVFFDRNDVIQKQNLLLIEKFIRKLGEANGNIEGTPYWTDIPPGQILELIDDFQFKESSKTLRHSLIKQYIAKQNALQELTSWTVGLINKQKPTKFHDFGSYHIGLTQRYPADPDNKELYAIKKGQIISPKHELIDLSEAEKQKALDKMFNDPEQQEQDLSKISIPSGPYIRSIRPSTRGLLLIYPLDPSCVGLDNPIIGLAFSFPYSENATTVRYKVNNIYWEQEFDN; from the coding sequence ATGTCTACCTATGAAACGGCCAGGAGTCTTGTCCTGGTGATGCTAAAAAACTCCCCGAATCCGACGAGTGAAATTATCCGGGATAATGTCACGCAGGTTCTTTCAATGCTTTCCAAATTGCCGGAATATGAACCTGTTGACATTGAATATCTTATAAAAGATATTGAATCTCGTTGCGAGATCTGGAAAGGCCGGGCAACGATATTGAAGGGCAACCAGAAAGATCACATTATCTGGCTCCCTTCGAAAAAAAGTCAGATTGACTGGAAGTTCTGGCGCCGTTATCAGCGTTATCTCATGGAAGCAAAAAGTATTCCGGAATCTTCCTTAATCAAAATTGATGATTTTACCGATCGGGTTTTAGAACAGCTCGAAAATCCGACTCGTGATGGGGAATGGGATCGCAGGGGAATGGTTGTCGGTCAGGTACAATCAGGAAAAACTTCCAATTACACAGGAGTAATCTGTAAAGCAGCTGACGCCGGTTATAAGTTAATCATTGTTCTTGCCGGAATGCACAAGAGTCTCAGGAGTCAGACGCAGATTCGTCTTGATGAAGGCTTCCTTGGTTTTGATACCCGCCAGGCACGGAAATTCGATAAAGAAAATATGCGAATCGGTGTTGGAGATTTACCCGGGGAGGAATTTATTACGGTCCATTCCCTGACCAGCAGCGAAGATAATGGGGATTTCAAAAAAACAGTTGCTCAACAGGTAGGTGTTTTACCTGGGGGTGCTGACCCGGTTATTCTCGTCGTGAAAAAACAAAAATCGGTCCTTACAAATCTCATCAACTGGGCTATAAGTGTCAGAGGACAGAAAGATCCTCATACCGGAAAAACCGTTGTCAGAAATATTCCGCTTCTCGTTATTGATGATGAGGCAGATAACGCTTCTGTAAATACCAAATTAATTCCTGTCGATGAAGAGGGTCAACCCCTTGCGGATTATGATGTCAGTGCAATCAATGGAAAGATCCGGGAATTACTTCATCACTTCGAAAAAAGTGCATATGTCGGTTATACGGCCACACCTTTTGCAAACATATTCATTTTCCCAGAGAGTGAGACCGATACCCATGGTGAAGATCTGTTCCCCAGAGATTTTATTATCAACTTACCTCCTCCACCAAACTACATCGGCCCTTCTGAAATTTTCGGTTTAAATCCGGAAGACGATCCGGACTCAGAAAAGGAACCGGGTCTTCCGATAATACGGATAATCAATGATTATCATCATAAAATGCCAGATTCTCACACCAAGGATTTTGTACCGAAAGAACTTCCGGGATCACTGAAAGAAGCAATAAAATCCTTCATCATCTGTACTGCTGCCAGAAAAACCCGTGGAGAGAGAAACTGTCATAACTCAATGCTCGTACATATCACACGGTATACTGCGGTTCAGGCAGAACTTGCAGATCTTATCAGTCAGGAGCTGATCGCTCAGCGACGCAGGCTCGAATATGAAAAGCCGGATTCCGATTCCAGTATTTATCACGAGATGGAAACGTTATGGAAAACTGACTTCAATCCAACAAGTCATGAAATATCAAGCCGGATTCAGGATCCGCTTTTAATCCCGATAGCCTGGGACTCCGTAAAAGGAAATCTTTTCGACGCTGCATCAAAAATCCGGGTAAAAATAATCAATGGTACGGCAAAGGATGCTCTTGATTATAAAGACAACCCGGAAGGAATCAGCATAATCGCTATCGGGGGTGACAAATTATCCCGTGGGCTTACCCTTGAAGGTCTCACAGTCAGTTACTATCTGCGTGCGTCAAGAATGTATGACACTCTGATGCAGATGGGGCGATGGTTTGGATTCAGGCCAGGATATATTGATCTCTGTCGTCTTTACACATCACAGGAATTAGTAGACTGGTATCGATTCATTAATATCGCATCGGAAGAACTCCGTACAGAATTTGACTTTATGGCTTCGATGAATGCAACACCGAAAGAATATGGGCTGATGGTCAGAACTCATCCCGATGGTCTTAAAATAACTTCTGTAAATAAAATGAGATCCGGAACCGAAATGGATCTATCGTTTTCCAATTCCATCGAACAAACTGTCTTTTTTGACAGGAATGACGTCATCCAGAAACAAAACCTGCTTCTCATCGAAAAATTTATTCGAAAGCTCGGAGAGGCAAACGGAAATATCGAAGGTACTCCTTACTGGACAGATATACCACCAGGTCAGATCCTTGAATTAATTGATGATTTCCAGTTCAAGGAAAGTTCAAAAACACTTCGACATAGTTTGATTAAACAATATATTGCAAAGCAGAATGCCCTGCAGGAATTAACTTCATGGACCGTTGGATTGATCAATAAACAGAAACCAACAAAATTTCATGATTTCGGTAGTTATCACATCGGACTGACACAAAGATATCCGGCCGATCCCGACAATAAAGAATTGTATGCAATTAAAAAAGGGCAGATAATCAGCCCAAAACATGAATTAATCGATCTTTCCGAAGCTGAAAAGCAAAAAGCATTGGACAAAATGTTTAATGATCCAGAGCAACAGGAACAAGATTTGTCAAAAATCTCAATTCCAAGTGGTCCGTATATAAGGAGTATACGACCATCGACAAGAGGACTTCTTTTAATTTACCCATTGGATCCAAGTTGTGTCGGCCTCGATAATCCGATCATAGGTCTGGCATTTAGTTTCCCATATAGTGAAAATGCAACAACTGTACGTTATAAAGTAAACAATATCTATTGGGAGCAGGAATTTGACAACTGA